One Chanodichthys erythropterus isolate Z2021 chromosome 22, ASM2448905v1, whole genome shotgun sequence DNA window includes the following coding sequences:
- the LOC137012947 gene encoding uncharacterized protein, whose product MFKSVGSIRFLMFLKYLLFTKAAFIGSTYSKNNSDFITRNSDFISHNSDFISRNSDFIPRNSDFITRNSDFISRNSDFIPRNSDFITRNSDFISRNSDFIPRNSDFITRNSDFITRNSDFISHNSDFIPRNSDFITRNSDFISRNSDFIPRNSDFITRNSDFISHNSDFIPRNSDFITRNSDFITRNSHFIPRNSDFITRNSDFITRNSDFISRNSDFIPRNSDFIPRNSDFISRNSDFIPRNSDFITRNSDFITRNSDFITRNSDFISHNSDFIPRNSDFITRNSDFITRNSDFIPRNSDFITRNSDFITRNSDFISRNSDFIPRNSDFITRNSDFIPRNSDFITRNSDFITRNSDFIPRNSDFITRNSDFITRNSDFITRNSDFITRNSDFISHNSDFITHNSDFISRNSDFIPRNSDFISRNSDFISQF is encoded by the coding sequence atgttcaaaagtgtggggtcgataagatttttaatgtttttaaagtatctTCTGTTCACAAAGGCTGCGTTCATTGGatcaacatacagtaaaaacaattctgactttataactcgcaattctgactttatatctcacaattctgactttatatctcgcaattctgattttatacctcgcaattctgactttataactcgcaattctgactttatatctcgcaattctgattttatacctcgcaattctgactttataactcgcaattctgactttatatctcgcaattctgattttatacctcgcaattctgactttataactcgcaattctgactttataactcgcaattctgactttatatcacacaattctgattttatacctcgcaattctgactttataactcgcaattctgactttatatctcgcaattctgattttatacctcgcaattctgactttataactcgcaattctgactttatatcacacaattctgattttatacctcgcaattctgactttataactcgcaattctgactttataactcgcaattctcattttatacctcgcaattctgactttataactcgcaattctgactttataactcgcaattctgactttatatctcgcaattctgactttatacctcgcaattctgactttatacctcgcaattctgactttatatctcgcaattctgattttatacctcgcaattctgactttataactcgcaattctgactttataactcgcaattctgactttataactcgcaattctgactttatatcacacaattctgattttatacctcgcaattctgactttataactcgcaattctgactttataactcgcaattctgattttatacctcgcaattctgactttataactcgcaattctgactttataactcgcaattctgactttatatctcgcaattctgactttatacctcgcaattctgactttataactcgcaattctgattttatacctcgcaattctgactttataactcgcaattctgactttataactcgcaattctgattttatacctcgcaattctgactttataactcgcaattctgactttataactcgcaattctgactttataactcgcaattctgactttataactcgcaattctgactttatatctcacaattctgactttataactcacaattctgattttatatctcgcaattctgactttatacctcgcaattctgactttatatctcgcaattctgactttatatcacaattctga
- the LOC137012952 gene encoding vitelline membrane outer layer protein 1-like encodes MHHFISFAFTLLVVIGLHVSVQSTGNFVSLLTVTNGLEGGLWGQRELCPSGTYAAGFSLKVEKPHVSDNTALNGIRLYCVSQTKDLLDSNEDTFVQSDVGSWGEWTDAKWCPSGFLTAFQLRVQSAQKLQDNTAANNIRFKCSQGEGTDLLLQGDGTDRGEWGDWSPLCQGKGICGIRTRVEEPQGYLRDDTALNDVRMYCCD; translated from the exons ATGCATCACTTCATTTCCTTCGCTTTTACACTGTTGGTCGTTATTGGGCTGCATGTGAGCGTTCAGTCCACAGGAAATTTTGTATCATTGCTGACTGTGACAAATGGACTGGAGGGGGGGTTGTGGGGTCAAAGGGAATTGTGTCCAAGTGGAACGTATGCCGCAGGGTTTAGTTTGAAG gtgGAAAAACCTCATGTATCGGACAACACAGCACTTAATGGGATTCGTCTTTACTGTGTCAGTCAGACCAAAGACTTGTTAGACTCAAATGAGGACACCTTCGTTCAGTCCGATGTAGGAAG CTGGGGTGAGTGGACAGATGCCAAATGGTGTCCTTCTGGATTCTTGACAGCTTTCCAGCTAAGAGTCCAGTCTGCCCAAAAACTTCAAGATAATACGGCCGCAAACAACATCAG ATTCAAATGCAGTCAAGGTGAGGGTACAGACTTGTTGCTTCAGGGTGACGGCACAGACCGGGGCGAATGGGGCGACTGGAGCCCATTGTGTCAGGGAAAGGGGATATGTGGTATCAGGACGCGGGTAGAAGAGCCACAGGGATACTTAAGAGATGACACCGCTCTCAATGACGTGCGCATGTACTGCTGTGATTAA